gagtccatcctccccaaggcacctcggaggtgccttccccctttaggactctccctttttcctttatcttggcgcatgggcctctaggggctggtgcccttggcccatgtaggccaaggcgcaccccctacagcccatgtggccccccggggcaggtggccccacccggtggggccccgggaccctttcggtggtcccggtacaataccgatgaccccgaaacttgtcccgatgaccgaaacaggacttcctatatataaatctttacctccggaccattccggaactcctcgtgacgtccgggatctcatccgggactccgaacaacattcggtaaccacatacaagcttcctttataaccctagcgtcatcgaaccttaagtgtgtagaccctacgggttcgggagacatgcagacatgaccgagacgttctccggtcaataaccaacagcgggatctggatacccatgttggctcccacatgttccacgatgatctcatcggataaaccacgatgtcaaggactcaatcgatcccatatacaattccctttgtctagcggtattgcacttgcccgagattcgatcgtcggtatccttataccttgttcaatctcgttaccggcaagtctctttactcgttccgtaacacatcatcccgtgatcaactccttggtgacattgcgcaaatgatgatgtcctaccgagtgggcccagagatacctctccgtttacacggagtgacaaatcccagtctcgatccgcataaaacaatagatacttttggagatacctgtagtgtacctttatagtcacccagttacgttgtgacgtttgatacacccaaagcactcctacggtatccaggagttacacgatctcatggtcaaaggaagagatacttgacattggcaaagctctagcaaacgaactacacgatccttgtgctatgcttaggattgggtcttgtccatcacatcattctcctaatgatgtgatcccgttatcaacgacatccaatgtccatagccaggaaaccatgactatctgttgatcacaacgagctagtcaactagaggctcactagggacatattgtggtctatgtattcacacgtgtattacgatttccggataatacagttatagcatgaataaaagacaattatcatgaacaaggaaatataataataatacttttattattgcctctagggcatatttccaacaaccagtTGGAGTCAGGAAAAGGCTAGACTTCTATCGATCTagattcttctggcagagtgatgaattAAAACGAAAATACAGACTCactaaatgggatattatttgcaggccgaaagaccaagggggtctcagTATTGAAAATTTAGAGGTGAAGAACAAATGTTTACTCAGCAAATGGTTGTTTAAACTATCTGTAGAGACAGATGCCACGTGAGCGCAGTTATTGCGGAACAAGTACCTTACTTCCAAAAcattgtcccaggtgacagtgaggccgacCGATTCACCTCTTCGAAAAGGACTGATGAGAGTGAAATCAGCCTTTTTCAACAAAACTAAATTTATAGTTGGAAACGGTACTACCACGAGGTTCTGGGAGGACACATGGCTTGGGGAGACGCCACTTGCACTCCAATATCCATCTCTCTATAATATTGTGCAGCGAAGAGAAGCTTATGTTGCCACAGTATTACAGTCCAACCCTCTAAATATCCAATTCAGAAGGACGCTAGCGGGAGATCATTGGGAAACTTGGCTCCACTTAGTGAGAAGACTAATGGAGGTCgagctttctcaacaacccgacAGGGTGAGCTGGAAACTAACAAAGAATGGAGAGTTCTCGGTTAAATTCATGTATGTGGATGTTATCAACTCTAGTGCTATTCCTTGTTCGAAACATGTGTGGAAAGTCAAAGTGCCTctaaaaatcaaagtgtttatgtggtttgtacataaacaagttatTCTAACTAAGGATAATCTGGTCAAACGCAATTGGACATGATCTACAAGATGTAGTTTCTATGACAAGGATGAatctatcaaacacctctttctcaaaTGCCCCTTGGCAAAAAATTTGTGGCGGACGGTGCACttagcttttaatattactccgcCGAATaccatcaacacgttatttgggacgtggttagaTGGGTTAGACCCCGTATTCGCGAGACATATTCATGTAGGAGTATGTGCGTTATTATGGGCtatttggaactgcagaaacgatttggtttttaacatAATAACAAACattcatttcttgcaggttatcttccgtgccactgttagggaatatagtaatttcaaaattttcctacgcacacgcaagatcatggtgatgcatagcaacgagaggggagagtgttgtctacgtaccctcgtagaccgaaagcggaagcgttagcacaatgcggttgatgtagtcgtacgtcttcacgatccgaccgatcaagtaccgaacgcacggcacctccgagttcatcacacgttcagctcgatgacgtcccgtgaactccgatccggcagagcttcatgggagagtttcgtcagcatgacggcgtggtgacgatgatgatgttctaccgacgcagggctttgcctaagcaccgctacgatatgatcgaggtggattatggtggagggggcaccgcacacggctaagagatcaagagatcaattgttgtgtctatggggtgcccctgcccccgtatataaaggagcaagggggggttgcggccggccagggagagggcgcgccaggaggagtcctactcccaccgggagtaggactccctcttttcctagttggaataggatttgggagaaggaaagaaagaggggaagaaggaaagagggggccggcccccttgccctaaaccaattcggtttgggccttgggggggcacaccccacacttcccttgctgccctctatttccactaaggcccatgtaggcccattaagcccccggggggttccggtaaccttccggtactccggtaaaatcccgatttcactcggaacatttccgacatccaaatataggcttccaatatatcaatccttatgtctcgaccatttcgagactcctcgtcatgtccttgatcacatctgggactccgaacaaccttcggtacatcaaaacatataaactcataatataattgtcattgtaacgttaagcgtgcggatcctgcggattcgagaactatgtagacatgactgagacatgtctccggtcaataaacaatagcggaacctggatgctcatattgactcctacatattctacgaagatctttatcggtcaaaccgcataacaacatacgttgtttcctttgtcatcggtatgttacttgcccgagattcgatcgtcggtatctcaatacctagttcaatctcgttactgggaagtctctttactcgttccgtaatacatcatcccgcaactaactcattagttgtaatgcttgcaaggcttaagtgatgtgcattaccgagagggcccagagatacctctccgacaatcggagtgacaaatcctaatcttgaaatacaccaacccaacaagtacctttggagacacctgtagagcatctttataatcacccagttacattgtgacgtttggtagcacacaaagtgttcctccggtaaacgggagttgcataatctcatagtcataggaacatgtataagtcatgaagaaagcaatagcaacaaactaaacgatcaagtgctaagctaacggaatgggtcaagtcaatcacatcattctcctaatgatgtgatcccgttaatcaaatgacaactcatatctatggttaggaaacataaccatctttgatcaatgagctagtcaaatagaggcatactagtgacactctgtttgtctatgtattcacacatgtattatgtttccggttaatacaattctagcatgaataatgaacatttatcatgatataaggaaataaataataactttattattgcctctaggtcatatttccttcagccactacactcatccgtatgtggtcgctactcactctgaCGGAgcccagggagcgtttggttactggatttATCTGATGAAAGATGGTagttcgggatatcttcaaccggtttggatgacggtcatgtaataggataggtttTTAGGTTCCTATCTTATATTTTTGCCGGCTGGTTGTGGCTTATCCTATCATGATGCTTTTGCTCTTTGTGAGCTTTTTTGTTTTTCTTACCCGAAGACCTTTGTGGACCTTTTTGCTTATTATTaataatatggccgtatgcatcattctaatgcagaggccggggcttGTTCCCCTTTTCGAAAGAAAAAACAATATGTTTTTTTCCatgattttacgctttcagttcGACTTTAAAACATATATGCGAGGTGGTATTAATTCGGAGAATCAATTCGTGTGCATAATCATCGCGCCGCCGCCTGCTGTCGTTTCGCTCGGGAACGAGCGAGGCACTGGCTCGCCAGCCGCCTCGTGCTTCGTGCGCATGGGCCTGCCCCAGGCGCCCTGGCCCAGCTCTGTCCGCGTGAACACCCAGATCCACAGCCGTTTGGCCCATTGGCCCAATGTGAGCACTGCTCGCTAATCCTTACCCAGTGCACATTTTGCTATCCCCTGCATGCTCCTTGTGTAGGCCAGTTCTGCAGGATTCGGCCCGACTATGTTTCTTCTCTGTCCGCTGCAATTTCTGCCGGTGTTTGTGAAAAGGGAGAAGGTTCTGGTTAATAGATAGTCCCACATCGTCTTCTTGTACTCAATCTCACCCGTTTAAATATGTTTACGAGTTAACGGCAACAAGCAGCATTGAAAGAGTTGGTCAAAAAAGGAATCAATGGGCATCCTGAAAGGGTGAGGAAAGAGAGGAGGGACAAGAACCGGGGTGAGCTGCACACCGGCGGGGTCGTGCTGCTGCTCGTGCAGATCAGAGGGCTGGGCGTCGGCTGCCTCGGGCGATCTACAACACACGCGTCCACTGAGTCCCACATCACCGCCTAGGCCTACCCTCATCCCTTAGTTTTTTACCCACACGTAATCCTCCGATTCATGCGCCGCGTGGTTCCAGGCTTGCTGCACGTCTGGTTGATGGGAATTAGCAGGCCCATACTACATTAGCCTTCTTTTCCTTCAAAATACAAAAGCTCAGGTTTTATgcaccggtactaaatgttttaaCCACCGAATAAAATACCGAAGCACCGAATTAAAATGGGATTGGTTGCAAATCATCCATGAGAACAGACCAAGATAGCCCATCGAACGCAATGCATTGGGTATTATGGCCCTTGTGAAACTGTAGTACATACATGCTGAATGTCAAAACGTTTAGTACAAACTATACTTTGCTTGCTCTTGAGAAGATAAAACCGACATAAAACTGATTATTATTCCGCCATAATTAAAATCTAGACTCCCAAGTCCCAAGAAATTATCATGCCCGTGGCGGGTAACAGCGAGCCGACTGCGACAAGGGTTGCAGCAGTGGTCGTTGGTGTCGGCGAGCTGGCTGCAGCGACAAGGCGCATGAGGATAAATGCAAAACGACAAGTGTGTGAAGTGGACAGTGATTAACAGCTACATGGAGAGTGATAAGAATGCAGacctgttttttttgttttttccttcctACATCCGGATGGCGCCTAGCACTGGCCAAAGAGATATCATTGTGGTGTCAACTATAATTAAAATGGGTTTACAGGCTGTGCATAACAGTATATTTGTAGCGCCCTTGGGATTATTATGCACTAGCATATTAAATTACTCCCAACCTAATAATAAATAACGGATAGAGGAAGTAGTAATAACAGTAAGTGTGATGACATGTGCGGTACCTACAACCAAAGTGTTGATGAAAATACAACTCCCATAAAATTATATACATGTCAATATTTTCTACCATTGCAACCACGAACCTAGCTATTTTCTGCCATTACATTTTGATCAATTCTCTCAAATACTAGATTCGTCGAAGATTAAAAGGCCCTTGATCCAATTCTCTGGAACCAAGGCACTATGCAGCTTTTGACAGAATTTTTATCCCGTTGCATCGCACGGGTCATTTTCCTAGTATATTATAAAGCCTGGACCAAAGCACACAAGTAGCAACAAGGTTCAACGCACATACAAACACACACACCAAAGTACAATAAGCACACCAGAAGTCTAGCTGGGGAGCAACACAATAATCCCCAAATAAGAAGCCAAAAGACAGCTACACTAATCCAGCTTCGGGGGCGGAGGGGGGAGCGGCGGTGCAGACAAGCGGGCGGCGATGGACCGGAGCCAAGCGATGGCCCGATCGATGAAGACCCGATCCTGGCGCCGACTAAGCGGTTGCCATAGCTGTAGAAAACCATAGAGTTTGTATACTGCATCAGTCGCGCGAAAAGGAATAACATGCTCAATCACAAGCTTAGCACGGATATTCCAAAGCGTCCAAAGGAGGGCACCAATGGCCACCCAAAGGGCCGGCCGCCCAACCGTATGGATGGGCTCAAGCACCTCCGCAAACATATCGGGGAGGTTGGTATGGCACCATCTGCCACCTGCAACCTCCCGAAAGCAACCCCAGAGGAATCTCGCCGCCGGGCACACGAAGAATATGTGGTTAGAGTCCTCCGGGGTCAAGCACAAAGGACACATCCCGTCGGAGGGGCCGTTACGCTTCAGCACCTCCGTACCGGATGGGATTCGTCTGCGCACTAATTGCCAAAGGAAGATCCTAATCTTCAACGGCAGCTTAATCTCCCAAAGGAGGTTCAATTCTATCGGTCCCGGAGTGGGCATAATCGCATGGTATAGCGATTTCGCTGAGAACCGCCCACTGGGCTCGAGGTACCAATGGACTACGTCCTCCTCCTCGGATGGGGAATGGAGGGCAATGCATGCTATGAGGTCCTCCCACATATCCAGCTCGCCGGGACCGAAGGTCCTTCTAAAGGCTATCTGCGTGAGGTTCGACAAGGCTGACGCCACCGTCAAACACTTGTCGGCGCAGATATTGAAGAGGGCCTGGAAGCGGGAAGCGAACGGCAAGGAACCGCACCACCGGTCCAACCAGAAGAGGGTGGCGGTGCCTCGGCCCACCTCCATTGACTATTTGATCCGAAGCACTGGCATCAACTGCACAATCGTTTGCCAGAACTGTGATTTGCCGGCTCTTTGCGCAAACGCTAGGGGTTGGCCCCGCAGGTATTTAGCTCAAATAATGTCAAGCCACAGGCCACCCTCACCAGAGGCGATCCTCCATAGCCATTTAGCTAGAAGGGCAATATTTATCCTTTTGGATGAGATGATCCCAAGACCCCCTAGTCCTTGGGCTTGCAGATCTCCGTCCACTTCACCATAAGGAACGCCAAAGAACAATAGGCTTCGGAGGCATTTGGAAAGCTCAAACCAAAACCTCTTCTAGTGATAGAATAGGAACCGAGGTCTCTAGGATTCCATTATTTTCCCATGCCTACTGCTCTTAAGCTTCTTTTCTTAACCTTCCTCTCTCATAGCGAACATCTCTTATCACCTCAATATATGTACATATATTTTAGTTTTTCTGCTAAAGTGATTCAGCAACaaaaaagaggaagaggaaggagcgCATAAGAATGATAGGAATGAGAGGAACCGATAAGTTAGGCTTTCCTATATCTTCTCATTCCTACTGCTCTTATGCCCTCTCTATCTTACTCTTCCTAGCTCGCATTCGACTCACATTGAATATGTGCACACATGTATGTGCTTTCTAAGCTAAAGCAACCAAGCAAGCCAAAAAGGGAAGAGGAAGGAGTGCTTGAGAACAATAGGAATGGGGGGAAACACCAAATCGAGTTCTCACCTCCAATACTAGAGGTGAAAACAAGACAAGTCATACTTTCTTCCATCTTTTCATTCCCACTGCTCTTCTCTCTTCTCAATTAGCCTTCAAGGTCTCAGATTGTCTAAGTATGTCGCACAATTCTAAAAAAGCACTTAAGAAATGTACACACAAATGTACGACTTTTTCATTATTATATTGTGCAAGCCAAAAAGAAGCGGAAGGGGTGCTCAAGAACTATATAAATGGAAGACATCAGGAACCTTAAGGGAATCAAGTAATGAAGACACCGAGTGCATCCAACATCACTAGACAGTCGATGTCAATGGGTCCTATTGTCTTGTGCCATTAATGTAAAAAGGATGTATATGGAGATTTTCAACTTCTAGACATTCGAGAAGCAATTCATTTATACAGTAGAAGCTATAAGTCAGAAATAGTATGAACTTGAAAATTTAAGCCCGGTAACAAACTTCATAAACTTAAAAATGACGGGGAAAAAGATTGGGGAAATGATCCAATTAATGAGTCGGCTGATCCCACTTGCTGCATCGTTCACACGCCGGGCCGTCCGATTCGTTTTGATCGGTCCGAGCAAGTGAAGGCGCGGAGGAGACAAGAAACTTCCCGAAACGCTATCTTCTCGCTCGACCTTATCCACTCGTTCGACATGTCTTCCTCGTCTCTTCTTTTTCCCAATTCTCTCCCTACTCGGCAACATACAGGGCGACACTCTCTCCTTTTCCTCCTTCGTGCTTCCATGGACAGCCGACACCACGAAGACGCTGCTGTGAGGAGGCGCTGCTAGCAACAAGTAGCAAGCACCAGatgcaacaaaggtcttgttgcaggATCCATGGAGTGTGTATGAATAAACTGGTGATGCCCCTATCACATACGGAACCTCATCAACCAAGTCCATGGAGTGCCTGCTTCAAGGTGCATGTGTTGTAGGCTAGGCCCCGGACGCTATAGGTGTGTGTCGCTCATCGTTGATTTGTGGACGAAATCAACGGCCTGATGCTACAATTTCTTTAGATGGAATTtttgcaacaaaggtcttgttgcaggAATGCAGAGAAGAGGTCGGAGATGTTGTAATTTTTGCAAAGGATCTTGTTGCAGGAATATAATGAAGAGAATTTTTTatgcaacaaaggtcttgttgcgGGAATAGAGAGAAGAGTGTTTTTTTCAACAAAGGTTTTGTTGTAGGAATAGAGAGAAGagtttttttttgcaacaaagtTCTTGTTGCAGGCATGTAGATCACCCTGGTTGTTCAGGTATTTCGGTTTGGGTAGTTCGGTTTATGGGTAATTTGGGTACTCAAAAATGGGAATCGAAATTTTTTCTGCAAAAATAATACCCGAACCAAAATTACCCAAAATTTCGGTTCAGGTAATTCGGGTACCCAAATATCCCGAAATATTCGGAGCACGCATCAGCTTTTGGTATGAATAATTCGGGTAGTATAGGTATTTTAGTTAGTATGGGTAACATGACAGTGTAATAGTAGCATGAATAATTTGGTTAGTATGAATAATTCGAGTAGTATGGGTATTTCGGGTTTTCTAGACTGGGAACTGAACCCTAACTCAAAAACCATATAGCCAGGAGATGAGAATCGAACCCTAACCCAATACCCGAATTACCCAACAATTCGGGTAATTCAGTTCGGGTTCAAATAGCGGGTTAGGTTACTCATACGCCCAGGGTGACATGTAGAGAAGAAGCCTTAGGTGTTGCAACTTTTGCAACAAAAGTCTTGTTGCTGAAATACAAAGAAAAGGTTAGAGAGACTTTTGTAACAAAGATTTTGTTGCAATGTAGTTTTGCAACAAAGGTATTCTTACAGGAAAATAGAGAAGAGGAAATCGAATGGCTTGTGACATGGAAAATGTTCAGCGTCAACCGGCTGAAAACAATCGATGCGTCTGCCACCTCCTTTAAGCGCCACGAGCCCTCAAGGCCCCACTTAAAGAAACACGAGACATATCTCTTTGTTTAGAAAAACATCACGTTTCTCCCTCAATctctcatctactccctccgtcctaaaataagtgactcgactttgcactaactttgtactaaagctagtacaaagtcgagtcacttattttgggacggagggagtatatgttttctGCAACATTACCTATGTTGCAAAAATTCTTCCACAACACTACCCTTGTTGCAAAGAAAAgtgaagatagagaaaaaaatacCGCAACACAACCTATATTGCAAAAAATCCCGCAACATAATCTATGTTGCAAAAAAACTTGCAACACAACTTATGTTGCAAAAAAAATTCTGCAACGCCACCTATGTTGTAAATTTCTGCAACACGATCTTTGTTGCAAAGCAAAAGATGTTCAATCGCTATTGATTAGATTCGATGACCCACGAGGTGACGAGTCATTTAAAAAGATCCATCGGCCGACGCGTAGCAGCCCTCTTGTGACATAGTACAATCAGATGGTTTGCGGTTCGACCTGATCTATTAAAAATCAACCGGCGGATGCGTAGCAATCGGCTATTTGTCCCCCTTCGAGACCTACTCTAAGCCGTCAGATCCAATTGAACGGTTAAGCTTGTCAGAGCTCTCAATTTTTCGTGGTACAAAAATTCCCCTCCGCGGCCAAACTCAAAACGGAATGgcaccgccgcctcgcctcctccctctcctccttggtcgcctcctcgtctccggcgacctcctccgcaACACCGCCCACCTCCGCCGCATCGTACCCCTCCTCCCTTCCCACCCCCacctcgccgcctccctctccagcCTCTACTTCCCGCTCTTCCCCTCCTCATGCATCTTCCTCCACAACCTGCTCATCCGAGCCTCCGCAACCTCCCCGTCTCCTCGCATCGCCTTCGCCGCCTTCTCCTCCATTCTCCGCTCTGGTGATACTCCCGACCGATTCACCTTCCCTTCCCTCCTCAAGTCGGCGTCCAGGCTCGCCTCTTTCCCGCGCACGGGCGCGCAGGTGCACGCGCAGGCTGTCCGGCGCGGCTTCTTGATCGACGTCTTTGTCGTCAACGCGCTCCTCGCGATGTACGCCGCCTTCCGAGACACGGTTTCCATGCGGGAGGTGTTCGACTCGTGCTCAGGGGTCACCGACGTGGTGTCTTGGAACACGGTGCTCGGTGGCTATGTGAAGTGCGGGGACATCGGGAACGCCCGGATGATGTTCGAGGAAATGCCGCAGAGGAATGGGGTGTCCTGGAGCGCGATGGTTGGGGCATACGCCGGTTCTGGCGAGTTGGATGTGGCCAGGGAAATGTTCGATGAGATGCCGGCCATTGGGAGGAACATTGTGACATGGAACTCGATGATAACAGGATTCGCGCGGCATGGGCTACTGCCACTGGCTAGGAAGATGTTTGATGAGATGCCGGTACGGAATCTGGTATCGTGGAACACAATGATCCGGGGGTATGCAGTGAACGGTGAGATGGATGGTGCACGGAAGCTGTTTGATGTGATGCCGGAGAAAGATGTGATTTCCTGGACGTGCATGATTTCTGGGTATGCACAGGCTGGACGCTACACGGAAACCCTTGAGCTGTTCAGGGAAATGCAGAGCGAGAGCAGTGCCCGTCCTAATGAGGTGACCATGGTGAGCGTGCTCTCAGCATGTGCACATTTAACAGCTCTGGAAGAAGGGAGGTGGGCTCACACTTACATTGACAAGCACAAGATGGTGCTCGACAATGACTTCAATCTCGGTGCTGCTCTCGTTGACATGTATGCTAAGTGTGGGAAAACTGACATGGCTGTCAAAATCTTCCACTCCTTGGACCAGAAGAATGTCTCTGCCTGGAATGCGCTCATCACTGGGTTGGCAGTGAATGGTGATGTTCAGGATTGCATTGATGTGTTTGAGCAGATGAAGAGGTCAGGAGAGAAACCGAATGACGTAACGTTCGTTGGTGTGCTGACTGCTTGTGCCCACAGCGGGCTGGTGGATGAGGGTCGACGGTGCTTTCAGAGCATGTCATCATCTAATTGTGGAGTGCAGCCAGAGGCAAAGCATTATGGCTGCATGGTTGACATGTTAGGCCGGGCAGGGCTTCTTGAAGAGGCAGAGGAGCTGATAAGGAGCATGCCGATGGCCCCAGATGTCATGATTTTGGGCGCACTACTAGGTGCCTGTCGAATGCACAAGAGATTTGATGTGGCTGAAAGAGTCCAGAGTGAAATTATTGGTCTCAACACACGGCAGGCTGGCTGCCATGTCTTGATATCAGACGTTTATGCTGCTGCTGGCAAATGGGGAGAGGCTTTAGATGCAAGGCGTGTTCTTCAGAAGTGCACA
The sequence above is drawn from the Triticum aestivum cultivar Chinese Spring chromosome 7A, IWGSC CS RefSeq v2.1, whole genome shotgun sequence genome and encodes:
- the LOC123151010 gene encoding pentatricopeptide repeat-containing protein At2g45350, chloroplastic — encoded protein: MAPPPRLLPLLLGRLLVSGDLLRNTAHLRRIVPLLPSHPHLAASLSSLYFPLFPSSCIFLHNLLIRASATSPSPRIAFAAFSSILRSGDTPDRFTFPSLLKSASRLASFPRTGAQVHAQAVRRGFLIDVFVVNALLAMYAAFRDTVSMREVFDSCSGVTDVVSWNTVLGGYVKCGDIGNARMMFEEMPQRNGVSWSAMVGAYAGSGELDVAREMFDEMPAIGRNIVTWNSMITGFARHGLLPLARKMFDEMPVRNLVSWNTMIRGYAVNGEMDGARKLFDVMPEKDVISWTCMISGYAQAGRYTETLELFREMQSESSARPNEVTMVSVLSACAHLTALEEGRWAHTYIDKHKMVLDNDFNLGAALVDMYAKCGKTDMAVKIFHSLDQKNVSAWNALITGLAVNGDVQDCIDVFEQMKRSGEKPNDVTFVGVLTACAHSGLVDEGRRCFQSMSSSNCGVQPEAKHYGCMVDMLGRAGLLEEAEELIRSMPMAPDVMILGALLGACRMHKRFDVAERVQSEIIGLNTRQAGCHVLISDVYAAAGKWGEALDARRVLQKCTIRKLPGSSSSMR